Proteins found in one Osmerus mordax isolate fOsmMor3 chromosome 20, fOsmMor3.pri, whole genome shotgun sequence genomic segment:
- the tbc1d13 gene encoding TBC1 domain family member 13 isoform X2, with translation MIIQPGIAKANLGLFREDVTMEDHPLNPNPDSRWNNYFKDNEVLLQIDKDVRRLYPDMAFFQRPTDYPCQLILDPQNEYETLRRRVEQTTLKAQTVDRTRSGVTNMSSPGKALHLYPSNEYSVLPRGFEAHWEVVERILFIYAKLNPGIAYVQGMNEIVGPIYYTFATDPNDEWKEHAEADTFFCFTNLMSENRDNFIKSLDDSQCGITYKMESVYSMLKDKDMELYLKLQEQNIKPQYFTFRWLTLLLSQEFLLPDVIRIWDSLFSDQDRFNFLILVCCAMLTLIRDQLLVGDFTINMRLLQDYPISDVHTILTKAKELQLGS, from the exons ATGATCATCCAGCCGGGCATCGCCAAAGCCAACCTTGGGCTGTTCCGGGAGGACGTCACCATGGAGGACCAC CCCCTCAACCCAAACCCCGACAGCAGGTGGAACAACTACTTCAAAGACAACGAGGTTCTCCTGCAGATCGATAAAGATGTCAG GCGTCTGTATCCAGACATGGCGTTCTTCCAGCGGCCGACAGACTACCCCTGCCAGCTGATCCTCGACCCCCAGAACGAGTATGAGACCCTGAGGCGCAGGGTGGAGCAGACCACCCTCAAGGCCCAGACGGTGGACCGCACCCGCAGTGGAGTCACCAAC atGAGCTCTCCAGGCAAGGCCCTCCACCTCTACCCCTCTAATGAGTACTCCGTGCTGCCCCGCGGCTTTGAGGCGCactgggaggtggtggagaggatCCTCTTCATCTACGCCAAGCTCAACCCTGGCATCGCCTACGTCCAGGGCATGAACGAGATTGTGGGGCCCATCTACTACACCTTCGCCACAGACCCCAACGATGAGTGGAAAG AACATGCGGAGGCAGACACCTTCTTCTGTTTCACCAACCTGATGTCAGAGAACAGGGACAACTTCATAAAGAGCCTGGACGACTCCCAGTGTGGCATCACCTACAAGATGGAGAGTGTTTATTCCATGCTGAAAGACAAGGACATGGAGCTCTATCTCAAACTG caagAGCAGAACATCAAGCCTCAGTACTTCACGTTTCGCTGGCTAACTCTGCTGCTGTCCCAGGAGTTCCTGCTCCCTGATGTCATCAGGATCTGGGACTCACTGTTCTCCGACCAGGACCGCTTCAACTTCCTCATCCTGGTCTGCTGCGCCATGCTCAC ATTGATCCGTGATCAGCTACTGGTTGGAGACTTCACCATCAACATGAGGCTGCTGCAG GACTACCCCATCTCTGACGTCCACACCATCCTGACCAAGGCCAAGGAGCTGCAACTGGGCTCCTAG
- the tbc1d13 gene encoding TBC1 domain family member 13 isoform X1, which yields MSSSYKNRIQEFKVALSEDKIELKSLRELCFSGIPFEGGIRALCWKILLNYLPLDQTTWDSFLKKQREGYSHFLREMIIQPGIAKANLGLFREDVTMEDHPLNPNPDSRWNNYFKDNEVLLQIDKDVRRLYPDMAFFQRPTDYPCQLILDPQNEYETLRRRVEQTTLKAQTVDRTRSGVTNMSSPGKALHLYPSNEYSVLPRGFEAHWEVVERILFIYAKLNPGIAYVQGMNEIVGPIYYTFATDPNDEWKEHAEADTFFCFTNLMSENRDNFIKSLDDSQCGITYKMESVYSMLKDKDMELYLKLQEQNIKPQYFTFRWLTLLLSQEFLLPDVIRIWDSLFSDQDRFNFLILVCCAMLTLIRDQLLVGDFTINMRLLQDYPISDVHTILTKAKELQLGS from the exons ATGTCGAGCTCTTACAAAAACAG GATCCAGGAGTTCAAGGTAGCGCTGAGTGAAGACAAGATTGAGTTGAAGTCTCTCAGAGAACTGTGTTTCAGCG GAATCCCATTTGAAGGAGGCATTCGAGCACTCTGCTGGAAA ATTCTTCTGAACTACCTGCCTTTGGACCAGACAACATGGGACTCATTTCTCAAAAAGCAGAG GGAGGGTTACTCCCACTTCCTGAGGGAGATGATCATCCAGCCGGGCATCGCCAAAGCCAACCTTGGGCTGTTCCGGGAGGACGTCACCATGGAGGACCAC CCCCTCAACCCAAACCCCGACAGCAGGTGGAACAACTACTTCAAAGACAACGAGGTTCTCCTGCAGATCGATAAAGATGTCAG GCGTCTGTATCCAGACATGGCGTTCTTCCAGCGGCCGACAGACTACCCCTGCCAGCTGATCCTCGACCCCCAGAACGAGTATGAGACCCTGAGGCGCAGGGTGGAGCAGACCACCCTCAAGGCCCAGACGGTGGACCGCACCCGCAGTGGAGTCACCAAC atGAGCTCTCCAGGCAAGGCCCTCCACCTCTACCCCTCTAATGAGTACTCCGTGCTGCCCCGCGGCTTTGAGGCGCactgggaggtggtggagaggatCCTCTTCATCTACGCCAAGCTCAACCCTGGCATCGCCTACGTCCAGGGCATGAACGAGATTGTGGGGCCCATCTACTACACCTTCGCCACAGACCCCAACGATGAGTGGAAAG AACATGCGGAGGCAGACACCTTCTTCTGTTTCACCAACCTGATGTCAGAGAACAGGGACAACTTCATAAAGAGCCTGGACGACTCCCAGTGTGGCATCACCTACAAGATGGAGAGTGTTTATTCCATGCTGAAAGACAAGGACATGGAGCTCTATCTCAAACTG caagAGCAGAACATCAAGCCTCAGTACTTCACGTTTCGCTGGCTAACTCTGCTGCTGTCCCAGGAGTTCCTGCTCCCTGATGTCATCAGGATCTGGGACTCACTGTTCTCCGACCAGGACCGCTTCAACTTCCTCATCCTGGTCTGCTGCGCCATGCTCAC ATTGATCCGTGATCAGCTACTGGTTGGAGACTTCACCATCAACATGAGGCTGCTGCAG GACTACCCCATCTCTGACGTCCACACCATCCTGACCAAGGCCAAGGAGCTGCAACTGGGCTCCTAG